Proteins from one Coturnix japonica isolate 7356 chromosome 5, Coturnix japonica 2.1, whole genome shotgun sequence genomic window:
- the SLC5A12 gene encoding sodium-coupled monocarboxylate transporter 2 has product MSNFVAPEIKKFVVWDYVVFAGLFLVCASIGVFFAIKERKKKTSKEFLVGGKQMSCGPIAFSLTSSFMSAVTVLGTPSEVYRYGASFVLFFLSYTFVIILTSELFLPVFYRSDITSTYEYLELRFNKTVRLAATLIYILQTILYTGIVVYAPSLALNQVTGFDLWGSVVATGVVCTFYCTTGGLKAVVWADAFQMVIMVVGFVTVLIRGTILNGGSTRIWEEAYEGQRLNIFDFDVDPLRRHTFWTIVVGGTFTWLGLYGVNQSTIQRCISCKSEKHAKMALYLNLLGLWIVLVCAVFSGLVMYTHYKNCDPWTADFISAPDQLMPYFVMDIFSSMPGVPGLFVACAFSGTLSTVAASINALATVTFEDLVKKCFPNLSEKTSTWTSKGLCILYGILCTSMAGAASLMGGVVQAALSIHGMCGGPMLGLFTLGIIFPCVNWKGAVGGFLTGITLAFWVGIGSFIYPAQPVKTIPLELSTLNCTLANSTALPTTAAPITAADRPLLADTWYSLSYLYFSTIGCLGCIISGLLISFVTGPTKGETIRPVLIKPVCNFFCFWSERLKTLLWCGVRHNSYDEDFEKNLPAVIADTTATDDTFKNNVNKENRSQLPGYNPEEKSYTNMSKESRL; this is encoded by the exons ATGTCAAACTTTGTAGCTccagaaattaagaaatttgTCGTTTGGGACTATGTTGTTTTTGCAGGACTGTTTTTAGTATGCGCTAGCATCGGAGTCTTTTTTGCaattaaggagagaaaaaagaaaacttcaaaggAGTTTTTGGTGGGTGGTAAGCAGATGTCATGCGGACCAATAGCCTTCTCCCTCACATCCAGCTTCATGTCAGCAGTGACAGTTCTGGGGACACCCTCCGAAGTATATCGTTATGGAGCatcctttgttcttttctttctttcatacaCATTTGTCATCATTTTAACTTCCGAGCTTTTTCTACCTGTATTTTACAGATCCGACATTACAAGCACTTACGAG tATTTGGAGTTAAGATTTAACAAGACTGTCCGTCTTGCTGCAACGCTGATCTACATCCTGCAGACG ATTCTTTACACAGGAATAGTGGTTTATGCTCCATCACTGGCTCTCAACCAAG TCACTGGATTCGATCTCTGGGGCTCTGTAGTTGCAACAGGAGTTGTCTGCACTTTCTATTGCACTACG GGAGGATTAAAAGCTGTTGTCTGGGCAGATGCATTTCAAATGGTGATCATGGTGGTTGGCTTCGTGACTGTTTTGATTCGAGGAACTATTCTGAATGGTGGGTCAACCAGGATCTGGGAGGAAGCCTATGAAGGACAGCGACTAAACATATTTGA CTTTGATGTAGACCCTTTAAGACGACATACCTTCTGGACAATTGTTGTTGGGGGAACATTCACATGGCTAGGACTCTATGGAGTTAATCAGTCCACGATACAGAGATGCATTTCTTGCAAATCAGAGAAGCACGCAAAGAT GGCACTTTACCTGAATTTACTGGGACTTTGGATAGTTCTGGTGTGTGCAGTATTTTCTGGTTTGGTGATGTACACACATTACAAGAATTGTGATCCTTGGACTGCTGATTTCATTTCAGCTCCTGATCAG CTCATGCCATATTTTGTTATGGACATCTTTTCTTCAATGCCAGGAGTCCCGGGACTATTCGTCGCCTGTGCATTCAGTGGAACATTAAG cacGGTGGCAGCTAGTATCAATGCTTTGGCAACTGTTACCTTTGAAGACTTGGTCAAGAAATGTTTCCCAAACCTGTCTGAGAAGACCAGCACCTGGACCAGCAAAGGCTTGT GTATATTATACGGCATTTTGTGCACGTCCATGGCAGGAGCAGCATCACTGATGGGAGGAGTTGTGCAG GCTGCCCTCTCCATTCACGGAATGTGTGGAGGACCCATGTTGGGATTATTTACTCTGGGAATAATCTTTCCTTGTGTTAATTGGAAG GGTGCAGTCGGAGGCTTCCTCACTGGGATCACCCTGGCTTTCTGGGTTGGCATCGGCTCTTTCATCTATCCTGCACAGCCTGTAAAGACCATTCCCCTGGAGCTGTCAACTCTCAACTGCACACTGGcaaacagcacagccctgccaaccacagcagctcccatcaCAGCTGCTGACAG GCCTTTGCTGGCAGACACCTGGTACTCCCTGTCCTATCTCTACTTCAGTACCATTGGATGCCTGGGCTGCATCATCTCAGGGCTGCTCATCAGCTTTGTAACAG GGCCTACCAAAGGAGAGACCATCCGCCCAGTGCTAATTAAACCAGTCTGCAACTTCTTTTGCTTCTGGTCAGAAAGACTCAAGACGTTGCTGTGGTGTGGTGTGCGGCACAATAGCTACGAC gaagattttgaaaaaaatctaCCTGCAGTTATCGCAGATACAACTGCAACAGATGACACCTTCAAGAACAATgtcaacaaagaaaacagaagccagTTGCCTGGTTACAATCCTGAGGAAAAATCCTATACAAATATGAGCAAAGAATCTCGTCTCTAG